The Methanocella arvoryzae MRE50 DNA window GATAGTAGTCGACATAGATGGCACTCTGACGGACATGAGCCGCCTCATCAGCCTCGAGGCCGTCGCCGCTATGCGGCAGATGCCGATCCCCGTCATCCTCTGCTCGGGGAATGTGATCTGCTTCGTCCGGGCTGCGGCCAAGCTGCTGGGCGCCAGCAACACGATGATCGGGGAGAACGGCGGCGTGGTACTCCACGGCTTCGATGCTAAGGCCATCGTGCTTGCCGACATCGAGGAGTGCCGCCGGGGCAAAGAGCTTTTACTAAAGGAATTCCCGGAACTGGAGTCGCTGGACGAGACCTACCGGAAATCCGAGCTCGCCTTCCGCCGGGGCATCGACCTTGAAAAAGCCAGGAGCATCATCGCAGAGGACTACCCCGGCCTGGAGATCGTGGACACCCGGTTCGCCTTACACCTCAAGCATAGAAACGTCAACAAGGCCACCGGCATGCGCAAAATCGCCGAAATCCTCGGCATGTCCACGCAGAACTTCGCCGCCATGGGCGACTCGGAGAACGATTTACCGATGTTAAAAGAGGCCGGCATCGCCATCGCCGTCGGCAACGCGACGCCGGAGGTCAAGGCTGCGGCCGACTACGTGTGCCAGAAAAGCTACGGCGAAGGCGCCGCCGAAGGGTTCGAGTGGCTAAAAAGACAGCTGTGAATTAGACCACGACAGCAATCGCTTATTCACCACAGAGGCACAGAGACGCACAGAGGTTCACAGAGTTATTGTTTTACCACAGAGGCACAGAGACGCACAGAGACTTTTATATTGATGCTTGATTTTAACCTATTATCGTGTAATCCTCTGTGCGTCTCTGTGATTCTCTGTGCCTCTGTGGTAAAATGGCTCTCTGTGCGTCTCTGTGGTGAATTCTCAAATCAGTCAGCTCTGACTACTACCAGAGCGTTCTCGTTCTTGTAGGTGATGTACCCTGGGGCGGAAACTTCGAGGGTCATGTACCCGGAGTTCTGGTTGGGGTTGAGCACGATATCGTTGGTTTTTATCAAATAAGCCTGCCCTGTCTTGTTGGTCATGTCCGAGCCTGCGCCGCCCATGCCGTAGACGATTACGCTGGCCCCTTCGATCGGGTCGCCGGCGGCGTCTGTCACTTTAACCTTGCACGTCCACGTCTTGTTTACTTTACCGAAGCCTGCCTTGTCTACGATCAGCATGTTGCCCTGCTTGCCGCTCACCTCAATAATAGAGGCGGAGAGCGTCTTCTGGGGCTTGAAGCCGTTCAGGGCTGAAACCATTGCGGCTAGCGCAATGACTCCGATCACCAGTACCACTATCAGCCTTACAGGGAGGCCTTCCACCCCTGCCTCGTCCTTTAAGAATCCCTTCTTCCTCATGAGCATCACTTGCAAATTATTGAAAATAAGTATTCAAGTATTGTATTTAAAAATTTGCATTTGTGTGAAACCAAGTATGCTATCTCTGTGCAATCTGTGACCCTGGCACAGCGCAGCGATCGTCTTGCTGTCTCATGACGTATAAGCAACCATAAATGCATATCCTGGTGATACTCTCGTCACATCATGCCGCTGAACATGACCCCTGATACTACGGTAGTAAGCGTAAATACAGCCACTGAAAAGGGCAGTGTCGTCCCCACGCTGTACATGAACTCGTACTCGTCGTCGCCGTGCTCGATGCCGCTGACGAATCTCAGGAGGATGATCACGAGGAGCACGATGTAGAGGCCGACGATGAGCATGAACTCGTCCGCAGAAACCAGGGGCGCCGTCACCTGGGGTACCATGGGGAAGTAGGCTTTGGCCGCCTCGGGCATATTCTGGAGATCGATGGCGGTTTCGGCGATGACGGCTGTCACTGCGCCTGAGAGGGCGAGGGTGACGCCTCCGATGAAGGGGGCGAAGGCGATGCAGGTCGTCCTGAGCATGCTGGTCATGGTGAACAGCATCTTCCTCACTTCCTGCTCGATAGCCTGCAGTTCTTTCAGGTGATCTGCGAGCACGATGACGGAGGTGCCGGCGACTTCGCCGCTCATGCCGGAGGTCTCGACAAGCATGTTGATGGTCGCCCTTATCCTGTCGGAGTAGACGTCGGAGAAGGCGCCGTAATCGGGGTCCAGCACGGCTTCGCTCAGCGTGGTTCTGAGGCACCGGATGTTGTAGGCTGCCCGGGCGTAGGCTTTGCCGATTGTCGTGCCGGTCACGATTCGGGCGGTGTAGGCGAACGCCTCTTCGGGGGACCGGCCTTCTGATATACGCCGCCCTAACACGAAAAGGGAGTCGGCAAACTCGCCTTCCATGGCTACGATCCGGTCCCTGATGAGCTTGTATGGCCTGTAGGCGCAGTAGCAGTAGATCGATATGGCTGCGGTGATGCCCCATAGAATGAACGTCGTCCCGGGAAAGGGCAGGGCATCCACAGGCAGGAAGAAGTAGAGGCTGGCTATAGCCGCCCCGAGGCCGATTCCTGTCAGCGCCCAGGCCCATTTTGGCGTCCCGGCCGCTTCCGGGTGGTCAGGTGGTATTTCCGGCGGGGCGAAGGCGGCAGGCCGCTTCAGCAGGATGCTGTGGGCGTACGCCAGCGTCACGAGGGGAAAGGCGAGGTCGTAGAGGAGAAATAGCTGTACGGCGTTCACTCTGATGCCCACCACGGCCGCTGCCGGCAGCATGGCTACCAGCGCGAGGGGTACCATGACGAAGATCGAATAGAGGATCAGCGTCGGGGCGTGGAGCGTGGAGGAGAACGTGCTCATGAGGGAGCGGGTGCCGTCGAGTATCACCTGCAATGCTCTGTTAAGGGATATGGTGCGCATTGCCACTTCCCGCTCCCCGGTCGAGCTTTTGATGATGAAGAGGGATCGTTTGAAGTGGTCGCTGAAGCCTGTGTTCTGCCCTGCCAGCGCGTCCAGCGCGTCGTCCATGCTGTCGTAGGCCCGGATCTGCAGGTCCCACATGAGCTTTCTAATATCCCGGGCGAGCTGCCTTCTCGAGTTTTTGACGGTGAACCGTAAAGACCGCTCCATGTTGGGGTTGAGCTTCATGGCCATGACGATGTAGCTGACCACTTCGGGCATGTCGCCGAGGGAGTGGACCCGCATGTAGTAGGCCTGCCGTTTAGGGTATTCTCCCGCTATGACGAACGTCACCACCGGAATGATGCCTGCGCAGGCGATCACGATGCCTGCGGTGATGTTATCGAGCATTCCCGCTGTAAATGCTGTGAGTCCGGCCGCCAGTATCAGGGCGAACGAGGCGGCCGCTGCCATGATCGCCAGTGACAGCACCTCGACAGCTTCTGTCTCCATGCCGGTAAAGGCGAGCGCTTCCTCCATCTCAGGGCTGGTGCTGGCTTCTGCATAGCCGGCCAGCCTTTCCCTGCCTATAATCTGGCTTAAGAGGCGGCAGGATGCCTTGCACGCCTGCGGAAAGAGTCCCGGCGCAGATCTCATCTGCTCTCCCGGATGGCGCTGCCCAGCCATTGTTTCCAGGAGGCCAGCGCTTCATTGTAGTCTATCGTGCCGTGCTCTCTGCGAATGGTCTCGCAGCACGCCCGGTATTTGTCCATGTGCCGGGCGTACATCGGGGCCTCCATGAGGTCCGGCCTGGCCTCTCCAGCAGCGGCTACCGCTCCTATCATTTCTCCCCGGGCTCTCACGCAGGCGGAGACCTGTTCCAGCGACAGCCCCCAGCGGACAGATATCGCCTGCAGTGCCTCAGATCGGCCGGTATCGATGCGGTCCATGGGCACGAGGGAGTCCCTGTCAGCGGCATACAAAAGCAGGTCGTTAAAGGCGCTTTCAGGGTCATCGTCTGCCGCTCGCTTGACGATCTCGGCCACCTGGGTCACTCTCCTCTCCCTGATCACGCTGCCTCCCGGCCGGACCGTGGAGCAGACCGCCACAGCGTCCGTGGCCCGAAATGAGGCTGGCGGCACTCCTATGTCGTGGACCACCCGCTCGAACACGTCTCTGCAGGAGGCGCCGTGGATGGTGCCCATCACCGAGTTGCCCGAGGCGCCCACACGCATCGCCTCGTAGAGGGAACGCGCTTCAGCCCCTCTGACCTCTCCGAGGACGATCGCCGAGTCTCCCAGCCTCAGCGTGGCCCTCAGCGCATCCGATGCCTGGAACTCGGCCTCCGAGCCTGAAACCGCTGCTCTGGTGCCGATCCCCTGCACTTTCCACCCGCACCGCTGCATGTCCTCGATTGGCAGCTCCGGCGTGTCCTCGATAGCGAGGATCCGGTAGCTGCGGGCTATTTCCAGCATGAGCGCGGTGAGCAGCGACGTCTTGCCGGCGCCCCTGGAGCCTGTGATCAGCATCGAGGCCTGGCCGTCTACCAGCACTGACAGCAATCCGGCTGCATACGGCGATAGCATCTTCCTGTTGACCAGCTGAGGCAGCGTCCACGGGGTCTTCTTGTGCCGGCGGAATGCGTAGGCGAGGCCTCTGGTCAGGGGGCTGCCGATGGCAGACACTCTGGTGTGGAACTCGCCGAGGTCCATGTCCAGCACCGGGCTGGCCTCGGAGAACGGCCTGCCCGAGATCGCCCTCAGCCGGGAGATCATCGAGTCCACGTCGCTTTCCGACAGGTATACGTTGCTGGTGCATTCCTCTCCGTCGACGACCACGTGTAACGGAGTCATGCCTACCGGGGCGTTGACGTATACGTCCTGGATGTGAGGGTCGTTGAGCAGGTCTTCGATGATGCCCAGCCCCGACGTGTACTTGACGAAGGAGAAGGTCAGCCTCTCCAGCCTCGGCCTGTCCAGGTATATGCCGGCTTCCCTGGCCGCATCCACTATGGCTTCCCTGGCCTGTCTGGTGAAGAACGCCCGGGCCCCCGCGGGGTCCATGAAACCGTCGTCGTAAGGCCGGTGCTTGAGCAGGCGCTCCCTTGCCGCAACGATCACCGACAGGTCTTCTCCTCCCACCGCGTATTCCCACGGCACCACGAAGTAGAGCTTTTCCAGGCTGTCCGGCAGCCGGTATATGGAGATCTGGAGGAGGGGAGACAGGCCGTCGGTTCCCTCCACCTCGTAAGACCTCAGAAATGTGGAGCCGTCAGGGGGCTCGGAGAGGATGCGGGACCTGGAAAACCGGGGCCTGATGTACGGCACGATCTTCGAATAGCTGACGTCCTCTATTTCCCTTGCCATGATGGCCAGGTCGCCCACGTAGGCGGCGTACCGGTCCACGCAGGGGCTGCACTGCCCGGTCCTGCCCGCCTCAAAGCTCTCCGTGTACAGGCTTTTGATCTCGATGGCGGCGTCGAGCGGGTCACGGTATGCCAGCGCTGACACTCTGCGGGTCTCGTTCTCCCGCCGGGGGTCGCACCTGCCACACCCGTACCTTGTGAAGGCCGAGGCGTGCAGCCTGACGTCCTCGCAAAACGCCGCCAGGCGAAGGATGGCTTCCAGAGACTCGTGAGCGTATTCCCTGACGAAGTCCCGCTCGAGCTGCAGGCGCTCGATCCCGCCCTTGCCCGCAAGCGCGGCCAGGATGCCTTCCCTGCACGCCGGATCGTTCATGGACGACCTCCCTTTGCACCGGGAGCAGTCTATGATCATCTCTGTGCCCGTCATGCCCGCCCTCGTCCGGGCCGTACAGGCCGTGCCTTTACTCTCTTCAGCCCCTGCCAGTCCTGCTATCCGCCGGAGTAGCAGACCACTGTCAAACATATTTACACCAGATTGTAAATAAGTGTCTGTCAAGGAATAAATACGTTTGCAGGCGCGCATAACGCCGGGACTCTTCAAGTACCCGCGGCCGAAACTGTGATCAGGTGAAGACATGAACGAGCTAAAGGGCAGGAAGATCGTGATGATCGTTGGAGACGGGTTCGAGGACTCGGAGCTACTATATCCTCTGTACCGATTCAGGTACGAGGCGTGTGCCGACGTTACGGTGGCGGGGATCGAGAAAGGGCAGACTTTGAAGGGCAAACACGGCGTGCCCGTCACCAGTGAGGCAGCGATCAGAGACCTGGCTCCAGACGAGTTCGACGCGCTGGTCATCCCCGGAGGGCAGAGCCCGGACCATATCCGCATCTACCCGGAGGTGATCAAGTTCGTGCAGGACTTCGACAGGACCGGGAAAACGATAGCCGCAGTCTGCCACGGGCCTCAGATCCTGATCACCGCCCGCCTGCTGAAAGGCAAGGACGCGACGGCCTGGAAGTCTCTCAGGGTGGACATGGAGGACGCGGGAGCTAACTACATCGATAAGCCGGTCGTCATCAGCCAGCAGTACATATTCTCCCGGCAGCCTTCGGACCTCGGGTTCTTCTGCGACGCTATCATACAGGCCATGTCCCCCGGGAAGAGCATGACTGCAGCGGAGATGGCAAGGGCACAGGCATGATGTTCAAGGACCGGAAAGATGCAGGCCGAAAGCTGTCAGAGCGGCTGGCTCAGGAGCAGTGGGACCAGCCGGTGGTCTTCGCGATTCCCCGGGGAGGCGTGCCCATAGGGTGCGAGATCGCCAGAAAGCTCCGAGCTCCGCTGGACCTGATCATTCCCCGAAAGCTCCCTGTCCCGTACAATCCGGAGGCGGGCTTCGGGGCTGTGGCGCCGGACGGCACCATAGTGCTGAACGACGACCTCGTGTCGCAAATTGGCCTGGACCAGGACGAGATCAACTCCATCGCCATGGCGGTGCTCGACGAGGTG harbors:
- a CDS encoding phosphoglycolate phosphatase; its protein translation is MREGSGFPEIKAIVVDIDGTLTDMSRLISLEAVAAMRQMPIPVILCSGNVICFVRAAAKLLGASNTMIGENGGVVLHGFDAKAIVLADIEECRRGKELLLKEFPELESLDETYRKSELAFRRGIDLEKARSIIAEDYPGLEIVDTRFALHLKHRNVNKATGMRKIAEILGMSTQNFAAMGDSENDLPMLKEAGIAIAVGNATPEVKAAADYVCQKSYGEGAAEGFEWLKRQL
- a CDS encoding carboxypeptidase-like regulatory domain-containing protein, which translates into the protein MRKKGFLKDEAGVEGLPVRLIVVLVIGVIALAAMVSALNGFKPQKTLSASIIEVSGKQGNMLIVDKAGFGKVNKTWTCKVKVTDAAGDPIEGASVIVYGMGGAGSDMTNKTGQAYLIKTNDIVLNPNQNSGYMTLEVSAPGYITYKNENALVVVRAD
- a CDS encoding type II/IV secretion system ATPase subunit → MFDSGLLLRRIAGLAGAEESKGTACTARTRAGMTGTEMIIDCSRCKGRSSMNDPACREGILAALAGKGGIERLQLERDFVREYAHESLEAILRLAAFCEDVRLHASAFTRYGCGRCDPRRENETRRVSALAYRDPLDAAIEIKSLYTESFEAGRTGQCSPCVDRYAAYVGDLAIMAREIEDVSYSKIVPYIRPRFSRSRILSEPPDGSTFLRSYEVEGTDGLSPLLQISIYRLPDSLEKLYFVVPWEYAVGGEDLSVIVAARERLLKHRPYDDGFMDPAGARAFFTRQAREAIVDAAREAGIYLDRPRLERLTFSFVKYTSGLGIIEDLLNDPHIQDVYVNAPVGMTPLHVVVDGEECTSNVYLSESDVDSMISRLRAISGRPFSEASPVLDMDLGEFHTRVSAIGSPLTRGLAYAFRRHKKTPWTLPQLVNRKMLSPYAAGLLSVLVDGQASMLITGSRGAGKTSLLTALMLEIARSYRILAIEDTPELPIEDMQRCGWKVQGIGTRAAVSGSEAEFQASDALRATLRLGDSAIVLGEVRGAEARSLYEAMRVGASGNSVMGTIHGASCRDVFERVVHDIGVPPASFRATDAVAVCSTVRPGGSVIRERRVTQVAEIVKRAADDDPESAFNDLLLYAADRDSLVPMDRIDTGRSEALQAISVRWGLSLEQVSACVRARGEMIGAVAAAGEARPDLMEAPMYARHMDKYRACCETIRREHGTIDYNEALASWKQWLGSAIRESR
- a CDS encoding type 1 glutamine amidotransferase domain-containing protein, whose protein sequence is MNELKGRKIVMIVGDGFEDSELLYPLYRFRYEACADVTVAGIEKGQTLKGKHGVPVTSEAAIRDLAPDEFDALVIPGGQSPDHIRIYPEVIKFVQDFDRTGKTIAAVCHGPQILITARLLKGKDATAWKSLRVDMEDAGANYIDKPVVISQQYIFSRQPSDLGFFCDAIIQAMSPGKSMTAAEMARAQA